One genomic region from Blattabacterium cuenoti encodes:
- the dnaK gene encoding molecular chaperone DnaK, producing the protein MSKIIGIDLGTTNSCVAVMEINDPVVIPNSEGKRTTPSIVAFVEGGERKIGDPAKRQAVTNPQKTIFSIKRFMGRMYSEVTEELKHIPYKVIKGGNNTPRVDIEKRLYAPQEISAMILQKMKKTAEDYLGEEVNRAVITVPAYFNDAQRQATKEAGEIAGLKVERIINEPTAAALAYGLEKSNQNKKIVVYDLGGGTFDVSILELGDGVFEVLSTNGDTHLGGDDFDQVIIDHLANEFKSKEGLDLRKDPMALQRLKEASEKAKIELSSSNQTEVNLPYITATESGPKHLVITLTRAKFEQLSEKLIQRSINPCSKALKDANLTTKDIDEVLLVGGSTRIPQVQEEVERFFKKKPSKGVNPDEVVAIGAAIQGGVLTGDVQNVLLLDVTPLSLGIETLGGVFTKLIESNTTIPTKKSEIFSTAADNQSAVTIRVGQGERPMFNDNKEIGRFDLVDIPPAPRGIPQIEVTFDIDANGILNVSAKDKGTGKEQSIRIETSSGLNQEEIEKMKREAKENAQKDENIKKEIEKLNSADNQIFQSEKQLKDYGNKLSENNRKNIEISLEELKKAHSKKDFSSIDNSMKKLNEAWTNASQELYAAEKKNDQSNKKENDEKRSDSKGNGNVQDVDYEEVK; encoded by the coding sequence ATGAGTAAAATTATAGGAATAGATTTAGGAACAACAAATTCTTGTGTGGCCGTCATGGAAATTAATGATCCCGTTGTTATACCTAATTCAGAAGGGAAAAGAACTACTCCATCTATAGTTGCTTTTGTAGAAGGAGGAGAAAGAAAAATAGGAGATCCGGCAAAAAGACAAGCGGTCACCAACCCACAAAAAACTATTTTTTCAATTAAACGATTTATGGGAAGAATGTATTCGGAAGTAACAGAAGAATTAAAACATATTCCCTACAAAGTCATAAAAGGAGGAAATAATACACCTCGTGTAGATATAGAAAAAAGATTGTATGCTCCTCAGGAAATATCAGCAATGATTTTGCAAAAAATGAAAAAAACAGCTGAAGATTATTTAGGAGAAGAAGTTAACAGAGCCGTCATCACAGTCCCCGCCTACTTCAACGATGCGCAAAGACAAGCTACTAAAGAAGCAGGAGAAATAGCAGGATTAAAAGTAGAACGAATTATTAATGAACCAACTGCGGCCGCATTGGCTTATGGTTTAGAAAAAAGCAATCAAAATAAAAAAATAGTCGTATATGATTTAGGAGGAGGTACTTTTGATGTTTCTATTTTAGAGTTAGGAGATGGAGTTTTTGAAGTTCTTTCTACAAATGGAGACACTCATTTAGGCGGAGATGATTTTGATCAAGTAATAATTGATCATCTTGCAAATGAATTTAAATCTAAAGAAGGATTAGATCTTAGAAAAGATCCTATGGCTTTACAACGTTTAAAAGAAGCTTCTGAAAAAGCAAAAATAGAATTATCTTCTTCTAATCAAACAGAAGTTAATCTTCCATATATTACAGCTACTGAGTCTGGTCCTAAGCATTTGGTTATTACCTTAACTCGTGCAAAATTTGAGCAACTATCAGAAAAATTAATACAACGTTCTATAAATCCTTGTTCTAAAGCCTTAAAAGATGCAAATCTAACTACTAAAGATATAGACGAAGTTCTTTTAGTAGGAGGATCTACACGTATACCTCAAGTGCAGGAAGAAGTCGAAAGATTTTTCAAAAAAAAACCATCTAAAGGAGTAAATCCAGATGAAGTGGTTGCTATTGGAGCTGCTATACAAGGTGGAGTTTTAACTGGAGATGTGCAAAATGTATTATTATTAGATGTAACTCCTTTATCTTTAGGAATTGAAACCTTAGGAGGTGTTTTTACGAAACTTATTGAGTCTAATACAACTATTCCTACTAAAAAATCTGAAATTTTCTCTACAGCAGCTGATAATCAATCAGCAGTCACTATACGTGTTGGACAAGGAGAAAGACCAATGTTCAATGATAATAAAGAGATAGGTCGATTTGATTTAGTAGATATTCCACCAGCTCCTAGAGGAATCCCTCAAATAGAAGTAACTTTTGATATAGATGCTAATGGGATACTTAATGTATCTGCAAAAGATAAAGGAACGGGAAAAGAACAATCTATACGTATTGAAACTTCTTCAGGTTTGAACCAAGAAGAAATAGAAAAAATGAAAAGAGAAGCGAAAGAAAATGCTCAAAAAGATGAGAATATAAAAAAAGAAATAGAAAAATTAAATTCTGCTGACAATCAAATTTTTCAATCTGAAAAGCAGTTGAAAGACTATGGAAATAAATTATCAGAAAATAATAGAAAAAATATAGAAATTTCGTTAGAAGAATTAAAAAAAGCTCATTCTAAAAAAGATTTTTCTTCTATTGATAATAGTATGAAAAAACTGAATGAAGCTTGGACTAATGCTTCTCAAGAACTTTATGCGGCGGAAAAAAAGAATGATCAATCAAACAAGAAAGAAAATGATGAAAAAAGGAGTGACAGTAAAGGAAATGGAAATGTACAAGATGTAGATTATGAAGAAGTAAAATAA
- a CDS encoding phosphatidylserine decarboxylase family protein: protein INCDKKKEIVISPADGKIVEIKNIFETEFLKENCICISIFMSPFNVHVNRFPVSGKVIYTKYHPGKYLIAWFKKSSLNNERTTIVIKTNKGKKVLFRQIAGFLARRIILYARKNSIAKKGEEFGFIKFGSRIDVFLPLNSVILVKEGEKVYGGETKISIIPL, encoded by the coding sequence AATAAATTGTGATAAAAAAAAAGAAATAGTAATTTCTCCCGCTGATGGGAAAATTGTGGAAATAAAAAATATTTTTGAGACTGAGTTTTTAAAGGAGAATTGTATATGTATTTCTATTTTTATGTCTCCTTTTAATGTGCATGTAAATAGATTCCCTGTATCTGGAAAAGTGATTTATACCAAATATCATCCAGGTAAATACTTAATAGCATGGTTTAAAAAATCATCATTGAATAATGAACGTACAACTATTGTTATAAAAACAAATAAGGGTAAAAAAGTATTATTTAGGCAAATTGCTGGATTTTTGGCTAGACGTATTATTCTTTATGCAAGAAAAAATTCTATAGCGAAAAAGGGAGAAGAGTTTGGATTTATCAAATTCGGATCTAGAATTGATGTTTTTTTACCTTTGAATTCTGTAATTTTAGTGAAAGAGGGAGAAAAAGTTTATGGAGGGGAAACTAAAATTTCCATTATCCCATTATAA
- a CDS encoding phosphatidate cytidylyltransferase: protein MKRKKDLDFLIRLFTGFVYVVLIIFSIEKGEKIFRIVMMILSFLCLFEFLIISGTDIILIKVASLFFLFPILMDIFTKKGLIPYIICFIPYSIIFFIIQLFSKKYSHREKITQVSHLIFGFVYIIIPFYLASYIYSNIYHGKELILGIFILIWTNDTLSYLIGRKWGKRKIAMSISPKKSVEGFIGGLLFCLILGFFLYKIWGEKYWGVLAFMVPIFSTIGDLVESTIKRSYNVKNSGIWFPGHGGFLDRLDSFIFVIPIIATIVISVVYLF, encoded by the coding sequence ATGAAAAGAAAGAAAGACTTAGACTTTCTAATAAGACTCTTCACCGGTTTTGTTTATGTTGTTTTGATTATTTTTTCTATTGAAAAAGGAGAAAAGATTTTCAGAATCGTAATGATGATATTATCTTTTCTTTGTTTATTCGAATTTTTGATTATATCAGGAACTGATATAATTTTAATTAAAGTAGCTTCTTTGTTTTTTTTATTTCCCATTTTAATGGATATTTTCACAAAAAAAGGACTTATTCCATATATCATATGTTTCATTCCTTATTCTATAATTTTTTTCATTATTCAACTCTTCTCTAAAAAATATTCTCATCGAGAAAAAATAACACAAGTCAGTCATTTAATTTTTGGTTTTGTCTATATTATAATTCCTTTTTATTTAGCTTCTTACATATATAGTAACATTTATCATGGGAAAGAATTGATTTTAGGTATTTTTATTTTAATATGGACAAATGACACTTTATCCTATTTAATTGGAAGAAAATGGGGAAAGAGAAAAATAGCTATGTCTATTTCTCCAAAAAAATCTGTAGAAGGTTTTATTGGAGGCTTATTATTTTGTTTAATATTGGGTTTTTTTCTGTATAAAATATGGGGTGAAAAATATTGGGGCGTTCTAGCTTTTATGGTCCCTATTTTTTCTACAATTGGAGACCTTGTAGAATCTACTATTAAAAGATCTTATAACGTAAAAAATTCTGGAATTTGGTTTCCTGGACATGGTGGATTTTTAGATAGGTTGGATAGTTTTATTTTTGTTATTCCAATTATAGCTACAATAGTTATTAGTGTAGTCTATCTATTTTAA